GATCCGTTCACCCTTCCTCACTAATCCAAAGTTCCGGTCAGGCCTCACAGCAAACAGCTTGAAACACAGACCTGCAGGACCCAAAGACCAGAACCATAGACCCAAAGACCAGGATCATCGAGAACAGGACTGATGACAAAATTAACTGACCAATCGGAGGTGGACTCACCTTTCCCCCGCAGGTTGATGCCGCTGTTGATGGCGGCCATTTTGGGGTCGGTGAAAACCGACAATGCTCCTTCCAGAGTCACGTCAAATGGAGCAAGGACGTCATCGCCATCCTCACACCTGATGTCCACACCTTTATGGATCCTGTCTCCTCTGGGGACACGGCAGATCCAGATGTTGACAGTTGCTCTACACACTGATCAGCTCCTGATCCAGGCTCCATAAGCAGTTATAGAGCAGATGTTTTACCCATAATTCATCAGGTCCAACATGTCAGAGACACTGGAGcctacatttcccaaaatgcacCTGAGCTTTAGTGTGACTGTGCTGCTGTTACCGGCTGGCTCCGTAGTGACCGCTTCCCCACATGTCTGACGTCCTCTTCTCGTTGGACGGGTTTCCTCTGCAGAACTGACCGAACCtgacagcatcacacacacacacacagcacacagctgcacatacacacacacacacacacacacacacacgtttagaACTGTCTGAACTTGAAGACTGAATCCTTCCGAAATCTGGAGGTCCAAACACACAATTCTTATTCtgttaaacaaataaactgattCATTTTCTCACCCAACAGAAACAGGATTCGTCTCATCTTTGGATTTTGAGGTGTTCAGGTCCTCAGGTCCTCAGGTCTGGTCCAGTTAAGAGTCCTGGTTCAGGCTCAGGCATGTCccatccaatcaggatagagtatGAAGTCtgtcagctccactttctcctccaaatctggttcctactggtttaaaaaacaaagataaccaAGAGACAGCAGCTCACAGCCGGACAGGTAACATCGAGCAGTATTAACCAACTCTGGAGTTTTGTGGACTTTAAACAACAGTTATTtacctgacctttgacctatgACTCATCATGATTTGATgttgaaaaccaaaataaaccaaacacaTGGTGAGTTAGGTTTCctttaataacatttatttcatgGTGTTTAAACATCTGGACATGGATGTGTGAGGTGATTCCTAGGAAGAATTCCTGCATGGGGAGCATGGTCCCGATCCGTTCACCCTTCCTCACTGATCCAAAGTTCCGGTCGGGCCTCACAGCGAACAgtttgaaacacaaacacagactgcaggACCCAGAGACCAGGATCATCGAGAACAGGAGTGATGACCAAATGAACTGATTCACCTTCACTCACTAATAAAGACAAAGAGGCCAAATAAATTACAAGAAATACAACCATGAAAgagcagcacagcggcatagtggttcgtgctgttgccccacaacaggaaggtgatgGGCTCAGTTCCcaacctggggcctttctgtgtggaggttccatgttctgtttgtgttggccctgtggtggactcaGAAATGGATAACAGGTACAAGATAAATGGATGAACAACCATGAATTAATTTCCacaacaagaataaaaaatcTTTAGGATCATTTATtggaaagacacaaacataaaataaagtgtttccttcatctttctgattatgattcagcagaaatgttaaacttttttgtctacatttaaaaatacagacattttTGTTAATGATTCTATACAAACAGTGATTTTATCCCTGAGGGCACAAAAATCTGTGCTTGAAACGTGAACAACAAACTCCCAACATTACACAATATCTGGAGTGTTGATGAAACCCAAACATACAGACCCATCAATTTAAACTAGTTCTGTCTAAACACGTCCCTGCCTTGTTTTCCTGTTTCGATAAACAAACTTTAGGTCATGTGGTCAGTGGAGTTTCAGTCCTTCACTGACTGGCATGTTAATGTGGGCGGTCAGCAGGGGGCAGTTCCGCCCTTCATGCAGGACGAAGACCTTGATGATGTCAGAGATTCCCTTGTCGCTGGTGCACTCCACGAAGGTCTCGACAGGGTAGATGAGTCCAGGCACCAGCAGGGGGATCCTCATGTACGGGCTCCTCATCTGGTACAGGCTCTCATCGTACAGGAAGCTGATGGCCAGGTTCATGACAGGTCGACAGGTCGCTGTGTTCTGGATGTTCAGGGTCAGTTTGAAGGACGGACCCAGACCCTGGACCACGGCGTTCATCTTGAGTGGCTCACTGAGGCTGGAGGACACTGGCGTCAGGCTGGACTCCAGGGCCTTAACATATGTTTTGGCAGCCGCCAGCCGGAGGCGGCTGAGATCCATCTGGAAGGCGCGGTGCATGGCCAGCCCATTTTCCCGCTCTCTCAGGGTCTGGTCCACATACAGTTTGGTCTTCTTAGGGACGTTCAGGCGGATGCTTTGGGCCAGTGGCGGCCCAGGGGCGCTGTCCCTGTCTTCAAACGCTGCCGTCCTCTTCAGGATCTTCACCATCAAGCCGCCTCCCTTTGTGGTCATGATGAGGGTCCCATCCTCCCGCCCGTACCGGCCGAAACAGATGCTGCTGACTACATCAGGTGTCTTGATGGTGCTCAGAAGGTTCTTATCACGGTACAGCTGGACCTCACAGTTAGCCAGGCCCACCAGGACCGCCTGGAAGCCCCGGCTGGGGAGGTCCATGGAGGCCATAGTGGTGATGGGGGCAGGGAGGACGATTCTCCACAGCTTCTTCCCCTGAGGAGACAACAACAGACAGAAGAGTATTTCCCATACCACCTATGG
Above is a genomic segment from Echeneis naucrates chromosome 19, fEcheNa1.1, whole genome shotgun sequence containing:
- the LOC115059605 gene encoding myeloid protein 1-like → MRRILFLLAVCCVCVCDAVRFGQFCRGNPSNEKRTSDMWGSGHYGASRGDRIHKGVDIRCEDGDDVLAPFDVTLEGALSVFTDPKMAAINSGINLRGKGLCFKLFAVRPDRNFGLVRKGERIGTMLPMQTVFPGITSHIHVQMCDRTDPTQYF